In Mastomys coucha isolate ucsf_1 unplaced genomic scaffold, UCSF_Mcou_1 pScaffold5, whole genome shotgun sequence, one genomic interval encodes:
- the LOC116077749 gene encoding prothymosin alpha-like, whose product MSDAAVDTSSKITTKDLKEKKEVVEEAENGRDAPANGNAQNEENGEQEADNEVDEEEEEGGEEEEEEEEGDGEEEDGDEDEEPEAPTGKRVAEGDEDDDVDTKKQKTDEED is encoded by the coding sequence ATGTCAGACGCGGCCGTGGACACCAGCTCCAAGATCACCACCAAGGActtgaaggagaagaaggaagttgtggaggaggcagagaatggaAGAGATGCACCTGCCAATGGGAATGCTCAAAATGAGGAAAATGGGGAGCAGGAGGCTGACAATGAggtagatgaagaagaggaagaaggtggggaggaagaggaggaggaggaagaaggtgacggtgaggaagaggatggagatgaAGATGAGGAACCTGAGGCTCCTACTGGCAAGCGGGTAGCTGAgggtgatgaggatgatgatgttGACACCAAGAAGCAGAAGACTGACGAGGAAGACTGA